The DNA segment ttaaaattctaaacattagcaacttaacatatattttaatatttactttataatatatttaattttcatataatataaattacaaaatatataaaagaaaagaaaaaataaacatgCCATAAACTCGAATGGGTAGGGCCAAAATGGATTTGGGCTTTGAATTTCATAGCATAATTTTTACTCATATTCTAAATAAACTTAGATTTTTTATCCAAACTCTTTTTCCgaacttattatttttatctaaactatcccaaattttagataaatatttGAGCTTGGATGGGTAAATGCACCATTGAATAAGCCTATGTTTTACTAGATGTGTTTGTGGGTTAGATTGGGTTCTGACCGAGCTTATGTGTGATAGTAACACATTCTCTGTTTACTCAAACCTAGCACAATCTGAAATATAggcctcaaaattttactatatttatttatatttgtaaattactAACTCAAGTCCATTTTAAGTAAacttatattatttgttattttttaaaaatatttatattaattttaattaatatttaatatttaataatttaatatttttttatttattaaaattttaaatataagtaactaagcatatttttttagtatttacattataatatattattattaatttaattttatgtattattaattttatattatataaataatatattatattataaacttGCAACATGAGTAGGCTTGAGTTGAACTCAAACTTTGAATCTTacatgttaaaataatttttttttatatcagATTTAATAATTTTGTTGAAAAATCTCAAATTTGGTGCAAAAATTTGGACTTAATCCGATATTCTAACTCTTGAATAAAGCAtcacatttatgccattttcacTATAAACCGAGGAAACAAGTGAATTAAAGTTACTGTATGtaatctttaatattttattgcaATTAATAGGTATAAAATTAATCAATAACCGAAATTACATATCTCTTCCATTTTCGCAAATTACATATAATATCATTTATAAATAACCAAATAATAATTTTCCATAGGGAAATCGCATGCAGGTGAGCTGGAAAACTAGAAGAagagaagatgagaaaaatacaaagaaaattgtTGGTGTTGGAAAATTTAGTGCAAAAAGCAAACTCCTCTCTTGATACTTGATACCGacattttatgttattttcttcAATGGCTTTGCCACTTGCcaccttttctaatttttttttcttttttacattgAGATATCTCTAAAAGTACTAgaggtaaaaagaaaaaataaaaataaaaaagtatggGAGAAAGggacttaatcaaaataaaaaacaaaagggaGGTGAGATGCTATTGCTTAATTAAAAACGTAAACAATCCTTGTGAATTAAGCCAGCCAATGCCAATCCCCATCAATTCCTTCAATTTCTCCAATATTCATGCTGTGAATCACAACAATACATatcaataaaacaaaattttaaaaaaaatctcaaggACTGATCTATTTCACTCAATTTCTTAAGAAAAGCCCATGCGTTAAGCTTTAATGGGCCTTTTTGGGCTCTTACAGCCAGAAGCTTTTGTAAGCATGAAGGCACGGCATCCATTGGGTGCAACTTTATTATGTTTTACAGAAAACGAGGCAAATTTGACTCTTTTCTTGGTAAGAATCAGGTAAATTACTGCATTTTACCAAATTTTGACCCTCAATTAGATCCAATTTGAGAGAGTTTCTAAATTTCCAATGTATGAATGAGCATGGTGaaaaaatcgtaatttatacGTTCTGAAACacttgttttatgtttttgaaaatctGGGTACTTACCAAGGTAAGGCAGAATCAGAATCCTGGAAGTAAGAATCTGGGAAAAGATTATTGAAATGGTGGTGCTGCAAGCCACAGTCATTTGCATTCAACCAGGCAGGGAGTTCCATGACTTGATCAAATGGTTGGTGGTACCCATCATCCTCACCTTTCACTTCATTCCCATCTTCCATACTCTTCAAGAACTTGAACCACCATGCTGATGTTACCAAATTCACAGTGTCATTCCACTCTATTTGATGCTTCTCTCCTAATGATCTCATCTCCGCCATTCCCTCATCGTCCATAGCTTGATGCAGGCCTCCCCCACCGTAGGATGCTGTTGAATCGGCCATAGTCCCAGGCCCCACTTCATGTGACACTGCAACTGAAGGCACATCTTCAGTTACAACTGATAGAGTTGGGGAAGATGAGGATGATGAAGATGAGTAGATTGATGGGTTATTACTGTTATGGTAAAGGTTGGAGTCTATGTTGAAATCCTGAAAGTTAAGGTTTAGACCTAGGGTTTGGTCTGGTAGGTTCAAAGTGTGTGCAGTGGATGTAAAAGGACTTGGAGAAGAAGGAGGCCAACTATAGGAATGGGAAATATAGTCTAAATTATAGGTAGACAAGTTGTTTGTTTTTGGTTCTTGCTCAAAAGGTTGTGGGAATGAAGGAGAAGGCTGAAGCGACCGTGATGATTGCTCTTCTTGTTGCTGTTCATTGGCTTGTTTCATGGCAGCTCTGTGGAACTTGAGTGCAGTGACAATTTCTCTCCTAGCTTCAGCCATGTTAAGCATCCTTTGTTGGTAAGGCCTGCGGGTATGAAATCTCCTCCGAACCTGTTTCTTTAGTTGTTTAGGTGGTGGGTTTGGTTCCACCTGGCTCTGTGTCTGTGGTGTAGCACTAAAACCCTCACCAAATTTGCTCAAAATTTGGCCATTAACGCAATCAGGGTCTTTGGCACTTCTGGAAGTGGTGAGTTGTTTAACCAGGCTACGAATGTAAGCACCAGACAGCTGAGGAGTCTCATCTTTGTGACTGTTTCTAATTCTATCAATTTCCATTCCTTCTTTTGCTTCTTGCTTGGAACATCGACCCTTCAtatctaacttttattttttttccaacttAGTACCGTAGAAAGAGAAAGGTGGTTTGAAAGATCATGGGGGTGTTATTTTTT comes from the Gossypium hirsutum isolate 1008001.06 chromosome A06, Gossypium_hirsutum_v2.1, whole genome shotgun sequence genome and includes:
- the LOC107963364 gene encoding uncharacterized protein; protein product: MKGRCSKQEAKEGMEIDRIRNSHKDETPQLSGAYIRSLVKQLTTSRSAKDPDCVNGQILSKFGEGFSATPQTQSQVEPNPPPKQLKKQVRRRFHTRRPYQQRMLNMAEARREIVTALKFHRAAMKQANEQQQEEQSSRSLQPSPSFPQPFEQEPKTNNLSTYNLDYISHSYSWPPSSPSPFTSTAHTLNLPDQTLGLNLNFQDFNIDSNLYHNSNNPSIYSSSSSSSSPTLSVVTEDVPSVAVSHEVGPGTMADSTASYGGGGLHQAMDDEGMAEMRSLGEKHQIEWNDTVNLVTSAWWFKFLKSMEDGNEVKGEDDGYHQPFDQVMELPAWLNANDCGLQHHHFNNLFPDSYFQDSDSALPCMNIGEIEGIDGDWHWLA